In Alkalihalobacillus sp. AL-G, the genomic stretch TCATCAATTGTCTCCCCTTCTTCCACAAAGCCAGCTGGAAAGGACCATTTTCCTTTCAGACCCCCATACTTCTTTTTTACGACGAGCCACTGGTTATTATGCTCAACAATCCCCGATACCGCGAGCCAAACGTTTTTCCTTTTATCCATTTTCTCCTCCTCCGACTATGTTGTATGTAAAAAATGACTCAATTAGAAAGCCAGACACCGTCAATACGAGCATTGTTATAAAAACATATGCTATACCAACTCGGAAATGTCCAACTCCTAATGAGTCATAGATTAACGTATGATTCAATTAAAATAGCTTCAGTTTACCCTTTTTCACAACAAGTGGTATTCCGCCGAGTAAGAAGAGATAACGGTTATCGATTATCTTTTTCATAGCCGCTGCTGTTGCGCCATATAATTTCTTGTTTCCAACCTTACCGATTGCTTCGCCTTTACCGAGAGAGGCTACGGTACCTTTAATTTCTGGTACAAACCCTTCCGTCTTACCACCGTTGATGATCGCTTTCATGTTACGAGCAACAGTGAATGCTTGTTGGATCGCAATTTGGGCTGTTGGAGGGAATGGCCGGTTGATCTCCTCATTAATGATCAATGCACAATCTCCAACGATGAAGATGTGATCATGACCAGGAGCGCGTAAGTCTTTCTCAACTTTAATACGGCCTCTCATCGTTTCGAACCCTGAGTTTTCAACGATTGAATTTCCGCGGATACCTGTAGTCCAAACGATTGTATCAGACTTGATTTCTCCCTCTTCAAGAACGACACCGTCTTCGGTAACTTCTTTAATCGGCGTACCTAGCATAAATTCAACACCTTTACGCTCAAGTAAGTTAACCGCATACTCAACTAGTTCTTCATCAAACCCTGGAAGTACGGTAGGAGCCGCTTCCGCACAGATCAGGCGTACCTTTTCACGTGGTACATCGTATTCTGCACAAAGCTCTGGAATGCGATCAGCCATTTCACCAATGAATTCAATCCCTGTAAATCCTGCACCCGCAACAACGATGGTAAGCATGCTGTCAGAAGGGTTTGGCTCGTTGTTATAGCTTGCAAACTTATATTCAATATGTTCTTTTATTTCACGAACTGTGTTGACACTGCGAATGTTAAACGCATAGTCTTTTACTCCAGGAATTCCGAACGTTTCCGATTCAAAACCAAGACCAATCACGAGATAATCATAATTGAGTTCTCCATTTTCTAACTTGACCGTCTTGCTTGCATCATCAATCGAAACAACTGTATCTTGAACAAAATTAACTCGATTTGTATCAATGACTTCTTTAATCGGCATACGCGTACGATCGTGATGCATTGTTCCTGCTGCCGGCTCGTGAAGCCATGTTGTTTGATAGTGATAATTATGTTTGTTTACGAGTGTGATTTCAGCCTCGTTCATACCGAGCTCTTTCGTTAAACGAGTGGCTGTCATAATTCCACCGTACCCAGCTCCAAGAATAACAATATGTGGTCTGCTCATAAGATCCCATCCACCTTTTCTTAAATAGTAGTATTCCGGACAAAGCTCTATTGTTATACAATTCCGAAAAGTTTGTTACGTATTTCACGTACTAGTACGCAAAATGTCACATTTTCTCCATTTTTGTCCCACATTTAATCATAGTCCTTTTCCAAACACTTTTCAACCTAATCTTGTGATTATCCGAGCCTCTTTGAAGCGTCCTTTCAAAAAGGAGACGAATCAGATAAGACGTACAGGAAGTTCGACTATAAACGTTACGTCCTGGAATAACATGGAACGGACCCACATCGGGTGAACCCATGGCACGACCGCTTTTGAGGAAGGCAACTGCTTTAAAACATTTTAGCAGCCTTGCACCGCGAAGCCTAGCCTCGGTGCATTTACTTGTAGACGTTTTTGAACATCCTTTATGTAAAACAGTTTGTCCCTTTTCTTAAATCATTATAAAGCTTATAATAGAAACAACAGTTAACTGGGGGTGTAATACATATGACCGAGCAACATGATGTCTACGACGTGACGATCATCGGCGGTGGCCCGACTGGGTTGTTCACCGCATTTTATGGAGGAATGAGGCAGCTTAAAGTAAAAATCATCGAAAGTATGCCTCAGCTGGGAGGCCAATTAGCGGCACTATATCCTGAAAAATACATATATGATGTAGCAGGATTTCCAAAGGTACTCGCACAGGATCTCGTAAACAATTTAAAGGAACAGGCTTTTCAGTTCCATCCTTCTGTTGCCTTGGAGCAATCCGTTCAAAAGGTGGAAAAACAAGAGGATAACGTTTTTAAATTGACGACGGACAAGGAAGTCCACTATTCAAAGGCAGTTATTATTACTGCTGGCGTAGGAGCCTTTCAACCTCGTCGGTTAGAGCACGACAATGCGAAAGGCTTTGAAGGAAACAACCTTCACTATTTTGTAAACGACATCAATGCATTTGCTGGTCAAAACGTAGTTGTATGTGGCGGAGGAGATTCTGCCATTGACTGGGCAAATATGCTAGAACCCCTTGCAAAAGAAGTAACATTAACACACCGCAGAGAAAAGTTTCGTGCACACGAGCACAGTGTTGAACAATTGATGAGTTCAAAAGTCAACATCAAGACTCCTTATCAGATTAAAGAATTGATTGGCGATGGCGATCGTGTCAAGCAGGTTGTTTTAAAAGAGGCAAAAGGTGACGAAGAAGAAGTCATCGAATGCGATTCTTTAATCGTCAACTATGGATTCATTTCATCACTCGGTCCAATTAAGGAATGGGGCTTAGACATCCAAAAGAACTCGATCGTAGTAAACTCTCGTATGGAAACAAACATACCAGGTATCTATGCAGCTGGAGACGTTTGTACATATGAAGGAAAAGTAAAGTTGATTGCGACTGGTTTCGGTGAAGCACCGACAGCAATCAATAACGCAAAATCCTACATCGATCCGAACGCAAAAGTACAACCAATGCATAGTACAAGCTTGTTTTAATCGGAAAAGGGACTGATCCACAGGTAATTGGGTCAGTCCTTTATTATCATCACATATTGTAATAAAGCAAGAAAATTAATAATCCTATAATCGGAATCCCCAGAACTAATCCGTACGTAAAGTAATTGATATTGGACAGCTTGCGGTCACGTGCCGTTCTATCATCCATGTTAACGGTCAACTCCTTTCAACAATTAGTATGACCGAATCCATGGATTTTTTATTACTCTAATTAAAGCTAATTCATAGTTCATCTACTTTAAACCTCTAATTAATTTCCACAATTTTCAATAACATTTTACTTATTTTCACGTTGTTTGATCAATAAAAACCGGCTTCCTTTACGTTAGAATAACGCTTGGAAAACCGGTATATTTCAATATTTATTTGGTCTTGC encodes the following:
- a CDS encoding NAD(P)/FAD-dependent oxidoreductase, whose amino-acid sequence is MSRPHIVILGAGYGGIMTATRLTKELGMNEAEITLVNKHNYHYQTTWLHEPAAGTMHHDRTRMPIKEVIDTNRVNFVQDTVVSIDDASKTVKLENGELNYDYLVIGLGFESETFGIPGVKDYAFNIRSVNTVREIKEHIEYKFASYNNEPNPSDSMLTIVVAGAGFTGIEFIGEMADRIPELCAEYDVPREKVRLICAEAAPTVLPGFDEELVEYAVNLLERKGVEFMLGTPIKEVTEDGVVLEEGEIKSDTIVWTTGIRGNSIVENSGFETMRGRIKVEKDLRAPGHDHIFIVGDCALIINEEINRPFPPTAQIAIQQAFTVARNMKAIINGGKTEGFVPEIKGTVASLGKGEAIGKVGNKKLYGATAAAMKKIIDNRYLFLLGGIPLVVKKGKLKLF
- a CDS encoding NAD(P)/FAD-dependent oxidoreductase produces the protein MTEQHDVYDVTIIGGGPTGLFTAFYGGMRQLKVKIIESMPQLGGQLAALYPEKYIYDVAGFPKVLAQDLVNNLKEQAFQFHPSVALEQSVQKVEKQEDNVFKLTTDKEVHYSKAVIITAGVGAFQPRRLEHDNAKGFEGNNLHYFVNDINAFAGQNVVVCGGGDSAIDWANMLEPLAKEVTLTHRREKFRAHEHSVEQLMSSKVNIKTPYQIKELIGDGDRVKQVVLKEAKGDEEEVIECDSLIVNYGFISSLGPIKEWGLDIQKNSIVVNSRMETNIPGIYAAGDVCTYEGKVKLIATGFGEAPTAINNAKSYIDPNAKVQPMHSTSLF